One segment of Methanobrevibacter sp. DNA contains the following:
- a CDS encoding Mur ligase family protein, with protein sequence MNKDKTFGVIGVCGANGNLIARILKQRGFNVIGTDLSSKEDCRFAKALEGYDIEVFYGETPEEFFEKADYIVPPASLSKDSNLFKQIGDKPIFELYDVIEKIQPEKPVFGITGTNGKTTTTTLLKKIAYDNGIKPCEHDLEGMQGNAEFIPILQSRLDGEVGILEVGTFGIEGTIGRIVRNTGMSGGLITNITPDHLNDLGSFMDYARVKAEFISEIGNGQLIVNGQDPTIMGLLRDMDFKGDVITFGVDELPESVGMKECVCGNEIAVKEIISGCGYYFCKCGLTTPQVDYIATNIDLKNRTFDLHTPDEKLTVKMGIDGLHNVYNLTGVIIAAHKFLDLPYDKILPTIASFSGVSGRMEEIANVEGKDIYVDYAHNPAGVETVLKEFKKLFGDFTTVITVSSESGYVGDSAIFDSVLKFSKFIVPASVASQKIAMEKLKETPELNSRVFLNHVDDFKKVGTLGASEEEVKEGLRKALNLDCEMVIAIGEAATKFKNVVFEL encoded by the coding sequence ATGAATAAAGATAAAACCTTCGGAGTTATTGGTGTTTGTGGAGCAAACGGAAATTTAATAGCAAGAATCCTAAAACAAAGAGGATTTAATGTTATTGGAACAGATTTATCTTCAAAGGAAGATTGTCGGTTTGCTAAAGCATTAGAAGGTTATGATATTGAAGTATTTTATGGAGAGACTCCAGAAGAGTTTTTTGAAAAAGCAGATTATATAGTTCCTCCAGCAAGTCTATCTAAAGATTCTAATTTGTTTAAACAAATAGGTGATAAGCCTATTTTCGAATTATATGATGTAATTGAAAAAATTCAACCTGAAAAGCCAGTATTCGGAATAACAGGTACAAATGGTAAAACAACTACCACTACTTTACTTAAAAAAATCGCTTATGACAATGGAATCAAACCATGTGAGCATGATTTGGAAGGTATGCAAGGTAATGCGGAATTCATTCCAATCCTTCAATCAAGATTGGATGGGGAGGTAGGTATTCTTGAAGTTGGAACCTTCGGTATTGAAGGTACTATTGGCAGAATTGTTAGAAATACTGGAATGTCTGGTGGGTTGATTACAAATATTACTCCTGATCATTTAAATGACCTTGGAAGTTTCATGGATTATGCAAGAGTCAAAGCAGAATTCATATCTGAAATAGGAAATGGTCAATTAATTGTTAATGGACAAGACCCAACAATTATGGGATTATTAAGAGACATGGATTTCAAAGGAGATGTAATTACATTTGGTGTTGATGAACTTCCTGAATCTGTTGGAATGAAGGAATGTGTCTGTGGTAATGAAATTGCAGTTAAGGAAATAATCTCTGGTTGTGGATACTACTTCTGTAAATGCGGTCTTACAACTCCTCAAGTTGATTATATTGCAACAAATATTGATTTAAAAAATAGAACATTTGATTTGCATACTCCTGATGAAAAATTAACAGTTAAAATGGGTATTGATGGACTTCACAATGTATACAATTTAACTGGAGTTATTATTGCAGCTCATAAATTCTTGGATTTACCGTATGATAAAATCTTACCTACTATTGCTAGTTTTTCTGGTGTAAGTGGAAGAATGGAAGAGATTGCAAATGTTGAAGGTAAAGATATTTATGTTGACTATGCTCACAATCCTGCAGGTGTTGAAACCGTATTAAAAGAATTCAAAAAGTTATTTGGTGATTTCACAACTGTAATTACAGTTTCATCCGAATCAGGATATGTTGGAGATAGTGCAATATTCGATAGTGTTTTAAAATTCTCAAAATTCATTGTTCCTGCATCTGTTGCATCACAAAAAATAGCTATGGAAAAATTGAAGGAAACTCCTGAATTGAATAGCAGAGTATTTTTAAACCATGTTGATGACTTTAAAAAAGTTGGAACTCTTGGAGCTTCTGAAGAAGAGGTTAAAGAGGGTTTAAGAAAAGCTTTAAACTTGGATTGTGAAATGGTAATAGCTATTGGTGAAGCTGCTACCAAATTCAAAAACGTTGTTTTTGAATTATAA
- a CDS encoding DEAD/DEAH box helicase, with product MASYISHPLLKKNAIESRLYQQVLAGDVLKKGNTMVVAPTALGKTIVAILVAADRLQKVKNSKVLVLAPSKPLAIQHEASFKEFITLPCTSITGAIKPEERVKRWEESRIVCATPQTVESDLLNGRYDLSGVSLIVFDECHHGVGSYSYVYLASRYVQESNFNLVLALTASPGSDKFKIKEVCENLYIQNIVVKTEDDADVKPYFNPVDIEWVRVKMSSELEKIKDYVDKSLKMRLKALKNMGIIRTVSVGKVDILKARGRIQGEIARNTNPDKELFQAISILSAVINIQHAQELIETQGVQTFNKYVARLRKKKTNAAKSLMWDDNFSRAMKLARDAEKNGWEHPKLREITKIIKKELGERDGQLKLTTNRFEDKSDENASKIMVFTQYRDTLEMIHQKLEKEGIKSVKFFGQASKDGEKGLTQKQQKAIIKSFKMGEYDVLISTSVAEEGIDIPAVDLVVLYEPVPSEVRMIQRRGRTGRKRTGRVKVLMTNGTRDEAYYWTSVNKESRMKNQLIDPVVLEELNASAVERMENQKNVKVIERPKKENDFPIVYADSREGNSKVIRHLTEMEIDVKVHSMAVADYQVSDEVAIERKTAKDFVDSIIDKRLFKQARELSEEFKRPLLILEGDDLYAGMVNPNAIRGSLASIAIDFGISIIPTRNAQDTAAMIKRIAVREQNGERTPIQIRTDKKPVSMLEQQLFIVESLPNIGPVNAKNLLAHFGSVGKIMNATESQLQEVEGIGKKTAENIRKVIDSKYLYFEKEIKEKRLL from the coding sequence ATGGCTAGTTATATTTCTCATCCTCTTTTGAAGAAAAATGCGATTGAATCAAGATTGTATCAGCAAGTTCTTGCTGGGGATGTTTTAAAAAAAGGAAACACTATGGTTGTTGCACCTACTGCATTAGGTAAAACAATTGTAGCTATTTTAGTTGCAGCTGACAGGTTACAAAAGGTTAAAAATTCCAAAGTATTGGTTTTAGCTCCGTCTAAACCTTTGGCTATACAACATGAAGCTAGTTTTAAAGAGTTTATTACTCTTCCATGTACTTCAATAACTGGTGCAATTAAACCTGAAGAAAGGGTTAAAAGATGGGAAGAATCTAGAATAGTCTGTGCAACACCTCAGACTGTTGAATCTGATTTATTAAACGGTCGTTATGATTTAAGTGGGGTTTCTTTAATTGTTTTTGATGAATGTCACCATGGGGTTGGATCTTATTCATATGTGTATTTGGCATCTCGTTATGTTCAGGAATCCAACTTTAATTTAGTTTTAGCTCTAACTGCTTCTCCGGGTTCTGATAAATTTAAAATCAAAGAGGTTTGTGAGAACTTATATATTCAGAATATTGTTGTTAAAACAGAAGATGATGCTGATGTGAAACCTTATTTTAATCCGGTGGATATTGAGTGGGTTAGAGTAAAAATGAGTAGCGAGCTTGAAAAAATTAAGGATTATGTTGATAAATCTCTAAAAATGAGGCTCAAGGCTTTAAAAAATATGGGTATCATCAGAACAGTCTCTGTTGGTAAAGTTGATATATTAAAGGCAAGAGGTAGAATTCAGGGTGAAATTGCAAGAAATACCAATCCTGATAAAGAACTGTTCCAGGCTATTTCAATTTTAAGTGCAGTTATTAATATTCAGCATGCTCAGGAGCTAATTGAAACTCAGGGTGTCCAAACATTCAATAAATATGTTGCAAGGCTTCGTAAAAAGAAAACAAATGCAGCTAAATCATTAATGTGGGATGATAATTTTAGTCGTGCTATGAAATTAGCAAGAGATGCTGAGAAAAATGGTTGGGAACATCCAAAATTGAGGGAAATCACTAAAATTATCAAAAAAGAGTTGGGTGAACGTGATGGTCAACTTAAACTCACCACCAATCGTTTTGAAGATAAAAGTGATGAAAATGCTTCCAAAATTATGGTATTTACTCAATATAGGGATACTCTTGAAATGATTCATCAAAAGCTTGAAAAAGAGGGTATTAAATCAGTTAAATTCTTTGGTCAGGCTTCAAAGGATGGTGAAAAAGGATTAACTCAAAAACAGCAAAAAGCCATCATAAAATCATTTAAAATGGGTGAATATGATGTATTAATATCAACAAGTGTGGCTGAGGAAGGTATTGATATTCCTGCTGTAGATTTGGTTGTATTATATGAACCGGTTCCATCTGAAGTACGTATGATTCAAAGACGTGGAAGAACTGGTCGTAAAAGAACTGGTCGTGTAAAAGTACTTATGACTAATGGAACAAGGGATGAAGCTTACTATTGGACCAGTGTTAATAAAGAAAGCCGTATGAAAAATCAGTTAATTGATCCTGTTGTTCTTGAAGAATTAAATGCATCTGCTGTTGAGCGCATGGAAAATCAGAAAAATGTTAAAGTCATTGAAAGACCTAAAAAAGAAAATGATTTCCCAATTGTCTATGCTGATTCTCGTGAGGGTAATTCAAAAGTGATTAGGCATTTGACTGAAATGGAAATTGATGTTAAGGTGCATTCAATGGCTGTTGCTGATTATCAGGTAAGTGATGAGGTAGCTATTGAAAGAAAAACTGCAAAGGATTTTGTTGATTCAATAATCGATAAAAGATTATTTAAACAGGCTCGTGAGTTATCAGAAGAATTTAAACGTCCCTTATTAATTCTTGAAGGTGATGACCTGTATGCGGGTATGGTAAACCCTAATGCAATTAGGGGGTCACTTGCGTCTATTGCAATTGATTTTGGTATTAGTATTATTCCAACAAGAAATGCTCAGGATACTGCAGCTATGATTAAAAGAATTGCTGTTCGTGAACAAAATGGTGAAAGAACTCCAATTCAGATTAGGACAGATAAAAAACCGGTAAGTATGTTGGAACAGCAGTTGTTCATTGTCGAGTCTTTGCCGAATATTGGTCCTGTTAATGCTAAAAATTTGCTTGCTCACTTTGGCAGTGTTGGAAAAATAATGAATGCCACAGAAAGTCAGCTTCAGGAAGTTGAGGGTATTGGTAAAAAAACAGCTGAAAATATTAGAAAGGTAATTGATTCAAAATACCTTTATTTTGAAAAAGAAATTAAGGAAAAAAGACTTCTTTAG
- a CDS encoding sugar phosphate isomerase/epimerase, with amino-acid sequence MKIGASTLAGIEYELEHTLEFIENLGIDYAELVHQFPFENIARESLESFNLKYSVHSPFMDVNIASLQEKSRLNSIEQIKSSIDLANKIDAEAVVVHPGTIPFLANKYFRNKVIDVADAAMIEIGKYGEDLGVLTTFENMPIFDNIIYSNMEKLHELLVNNGLSMTLDIGHAKHAGYSADAMYFDSIKHVHIHDNFGDDDSHLALGEGSIDLNSIVNTLEKNNYDGIYIIEVNNYDSIKKSYEYMKKNF; translated from the coding sequence ATGAAAATTGGAGCATCAACACTTGCAGGAATTGAATATGAATTGGAACACACTTTGGAATTTATTGAAAACTTAGGCATAGATTATGCTGAGTTAGTACATCAGTTCCCTTTTGAAAACATAGCTAGAGAATCATTAGAAAGTTTTAATCTAAAATATTCAGTTCATTCTCCATTTATGGATGTAAATATTGCAAGTTTACAGGAAAAAAGCAGATTAAATTCAATTGAACAAATCAAATCATCAATTGATCTTGCAAATAAAATTGATGCTGAAGCTGTTGTTGTCCATCCAGGGACAATTCCTTTTTTAGCAAATAAATATTTTAGAAACAAAGTTATTGATGTAGCAGATGCTGCAATGATTGAAATTGGAAAATATGGTGAAGATTTAGGAGTGCTAACCACATTTGAAAATATGCCAATTTTTGACAATATTATTTATAGCAATATGGAAAAATTACATGAACTTCTTGTTAATAATGGATTATCCATGACATTGGATATTGGACATGCGAAACATGCAGGATATTCTGCAGATGCAATGTATTTTGATTCCATTAAACACGTGCATATCCATGATAATTTTGGTGATGATGACTCACACCTTGCTTTAGGTGAAGGCTCTATTGATTTAAATAGTATAGTCAACACTTTAGAGAAAAATAATTATGATGGCATCTACATCATTGAAGTAAATAACTACGATTCTATCAAAAAAAGTTATGAATATATGAAAAAGAACTTCTAA
- a CDS encoding PINc/VapC family ATPase → MKCIIPDTSAVIIGAISELIETEDIDYPEIIVPEAVVCELEHQANANRSEGRRGLKELQKLQELQYEGELSISFKGKRPTNYDIRYAKSGEIDSIIRDLARSEMGTLLTNDKVQAETAKAQGIPVYYFKQEYKEKTLSIEEFFDETTMSIHLKENVVPMAKKGTPGHIDFEVLSEKRYTYKELKKIVDEILDKAKSDPKTYLESEKEGSFVVQSREYRISIAYPPFSEALEITAVRPVANIRLDEYHLSEKLLNRIRTSAEGILISGSPGAGKSTFVQAIANYYSSELNKVVKTMESPRDLQLPDEITQYAPLEGSMENTADVLLLVRPDYTIYDELRKNSDFNIFADMRLAGVGMIGVVHATRPIDSIQRIASRVELGVIPSIVDTSIYIEDGKVTHVYETKMTVKVPTGMKEADLARPVIEVRDFETGELKNEIYTYGEQTIVMDMDLVNGPGDDEKHKTAVEKIAEKEILRKVKKLLPKKAKVDVEVVSPERANMYIPEEFIPKIIGKNGKRIAEIEESIGISLGVEVIDSKPVSKTPIEVDIIHTNKQLILDLGREKGRKNFDVYIGGEYLLTATTSKKGEIKIKRGIELSDFIIEAIEMGLEITAIQKM, encoded by the coding sequence ATGAAATGCATAATACCAGATACAAGTGCTGTCATTATAGGTGCAATAAGCGAATTGATTGAAACTGAAGATATCGATTATCCGGAGATTATTGTACCTGAAGCAGTTGTTTGTGAACTTGAACACCAAGCTAATGCCAATAGGTCAGAAGGTAGAAGAGGCCTTAAAGAATTGCAAAAATTGCAGGAACTTCAATATGAAGGCGAACTATCCATAAGTTTTAAAGGAAAAAGACCTACCAATTATGACATTAGATATGCTAAGAGTGGTGAAATTGACAGTATCATAAGAGATTTAGCAAGAAGCGAAATGGGAACTCTCCTCACAAATGATAAAGTACAGGCTGAAACCGCTAAAGCTCAAGGAATTCCTGTTTACTATTTCAAACAGGAATATAAAGAAAAAACTCTTTCAATAGAAGAATTCTTTGATGAAACTACAATGTCAATTCACTTAAAGGAAAATGTTGTTCCAATGGCTAAAAAAGGAACACCAGGACATATTGATTTTGAAGTGTTAAGCGAAAAACGTTACACATACAAAGAACTCAAAAAAATTGTTGATGAAATCCTGGATAAAGCAAAAAGTGATCCTAAAACATATTTAGAAAGTGAAAAGGAAGGTTCATTTGTTGTCCAATCCCGTGAATACAGGATTTCAATTGCATATCCACCATTTTCTGAAGCATTGGAAATTACAGCTGTAAGACCAGTTGCAAACATTAGATTAGATGAATACCACTTATCTGAAAAATTATTAAACAGAATTAGGACAAGTGCTGAAGGAATATTAATTTCTGGTTCTCCTGGAGCAGGTAAATCCACATTTGTGCAAGCTATTGCAAATTATTACTCATCAGAATTAAACAAAGTTGTAAAAACAATGGAATCTCCAAGAGATTTACAGCTTCCAGATGAAATTACACAATACGCTCCATTAGAAGGCAGCATGGAAAATACAGCTGATGTATTATTACTTGTAAGACCAGACTACACCATTTATGATGAATTAAGAAAAAATAGTGACTTTAATATCTTTGCAGATATGAGATTAGCAGGTGTTGGAATGATTGGTGTTGTGCATGCAACCCGTCCGATAGATTCTATTCAAAGAATTGCTTCAAGAGTGGAACTTGGTGTAATACCTTCAATTGTAGATACAAGCATTTACATTGAAGATGGAAAAGTCACCCACGTATACGAAACAAAAATGACTGTTAAAGTTCCAACAGGAATGAAGGAAGCAGACCTTGCAAGACCTGTGATTGAAGTTAGAGACTTTGAAACTGGCGAACTTAAAAATGAGATTTACACATACGGTGAACAAACCATCGTTATGGACATGGATTTAGTCAATGGTCCTGGAGATGACGAAAAACACAAGACCGCAGTTGAAAAAATTGCAGAAAAGGAGATTTTAAGAAAAGTTAAGAAACTTCTTCCTAAAAAAGCTAAAGTTGATGTGGAAGTTGTATCCCCTGAAAGGGCAAATATGTATATTCCGGAAGAATTTATTCCAAAGATTATCGGTAAAAACGGTAAAAGAATTGCTGAGATTGAAGAAAGCATTGGAATAAGTCTCGGAGTTGAAGTAATTGACTCCAAACCAGTTAGTAAAACTCCAATTGAAGTTGATATTATCCACACAAACAAACAATTAATTCTCGATTTAGGTCGTGAAAAAGGAAGAAAGAACTTTGATGTATACATTGGTGGAGAATACTTGCTTACAGCTACAACTTCCAAAAAAGGAGAAATTAAAATTAAAAGAGGAATAGAATTATCCGACTTCATTATCGAAGCTATTGAAATGGGATTGGAAATTACAGCTATCCAAAAAATGTGA
- the hisI gene encoding phosphoribosyl-AMP cyclohydrolase, producing MEINFRHEINGVKVITAIAQDAKTNQILMLANMNKEALIKTLETGKACYWSTSRNQLWLKGESSGHFQEVEEILVDCDMDAIILKINQTGAACHEGYFSCFFRKLNTDNDIDIEDLKEEDLEVVLERLVNPEDVY from the coding sequence ATGGAAATCAACTTCAGACATGAAATCAATGGCGTTAAAGTAATTACAGCAATTGCCCAAGATGCAAAAACAAACCAAATATTAATGCTTGCAAATATGAACAAGGAAGCATTAATTAAAACACTTGAAACAGGTAAAGCTTGCTATTGGAGTACTTCCAGAAACCAATTATGGCTTAAAGGAGAAAGTTCAGGACACTTCCAAGAAGTAGAAGAAATTCTTGTTGATTGCGATATGGATGCAATCATCTTAAAAATCAACCAAACCGGTGCAGCTTGCCATGAAGGATACTTCTCATGTTTCTTTAGAAAATTAAACACAGATAATGACATAGATATAGAAGATTTGAAAGAAGAAGATTTAGAAGTCGTTTTAGAAAGACTTGTAAATCCAGAAGACGTGTATTAA
- the hisS gene encoding histidine--tRNA ligase: protein MEFTRPRGTRDFLFEEMRERKQAESTLRKVFESYGYQEIQTPLFEELKLFTTKSGEEIVNQLYNFKDKSDRELTLRPEITAPVARLYLNELEKTATKPIKLYYYGSCFRYERPQKGRFRQFWQFGCELIGAKTPQGEAEVIALCTDAIKSLGIVTADVNLNHLGIIRGLFAHFDISVETQREIMVVIDKGDKDLLIESLSGDNPVIDNNELNQILLKLIDLVGDKSIIPDVEELIAPYKEPKAALEELKELISLLDAFQVENYTINLGVARGLDYYTGIVFEIYVPELGAQKQICGGGSYSLVKLFGGQEVESTGFALGFDRLMNAIEELTDKEELPSHLDVYVAPISKDVRPKAFEITQILRKNGFKTDVDLNGKKFKKLMNYADKIKVEKMVIIGANDLEEGKITVKNMISGEQELVDIDNIVDYLKEE, encoded by the coding sequence GATTTCTTATTTGAAGAAATGAGAGAAAGAAAACAAGCTGAAAGTACCTTAAGAAAAGTATTTGAAAGTTACGGTTATCAAGAGATTCAAACCCCATTATTTGAAGAATTAAAGTTATTTACAACTAAATCTGGAGAAGAAATTGTAAATCAATTATACAACTTCAAAGATAAATCTGACAGAGAATTAACATTAAGACCAGAAATAACAGCACCAGTTGCAAGATTATACTTAAATGAACTTGAAAAAACAGCAACAAAACCAATTAAACTCTATTACTACGGAAGCTGTTTCAGATATGAAAGACCTCAAAAAGGAAGGTTCAGACAATTTTGGCAATTCGGATGTGAATTAATCGGTGCAAAAACACCTCAAGGTGAAGCTGAAGTCATTGCGCTTTGTACTGATGCAATCAAATCCCTTGGAATTGTCACAGCAGACGTTAACCTTAACCACTTGGGAATTATCAGAGGACTATTTGCACACTTCGACATATCTGTTGAAACCCAAAGGGAAATTATGGTAGTTATTGATAAAGGAGATAAAGATTTGCTTATTGAATCTTTAAGCGGAGACAATCCTGTAATCGATAATAATGAACTAAACCAAATTTTATTAAAATTAATCGACCTTGTTGGAGACAAATCAATCATCCCTGATGTTGAAGAATTAATTGCACCATACAAAGAACCAAAAGCTGCATTGGAAGAACTTAAAGAATTAATTTCACTCTTAGATGCTTTCCAAGTTGAAAATTATACAATAAACTTAGGTGTTGCAAGAGGACTTGACTATTACACCGGAATCGTATTTGAAATCTATGTCCCTGAACTTGGTGCTCAAAAACAAATTTGTGGTGGAGGATCATACAGCCTTGTAAAACTCTTCGGAGGACAAGAAGTTGAATCTACCGGTTTTGCATTAGGTTTTGACAGATTAATGAATGCAATTGAAGAACTTACTGATAAAGAAGAATTACCTTCACACTTAGACGTTTATGTAGCACCTATTTCAAAAGATGTTAGGCCAAAAGCATTTGAAATAACCCAAATTTTAAGGAAAAACGGATTTAAAACAGATGTTGACTTGAACGGTAAAAAATTCAAGAAATTAATGAATTACGCTGATAAAATCAAAGTTGAAAAAATGGTCATTATTGGTGCTAACGACCTTGAAGAAGGCAAAATCACTGTTAAAAACATGATTAGCGGTGAACAGGAATTAGTTGACATTGACAATATTGTAGATTATCTCAAAGAGGAATAA